A single genomic interval of Thermosipho japonicus harbors:
- a CDS encoding magnesium transporter CorA family protein produces the protein MVKFYTMQENKIVEVEKFVPNSLIKVIDPSADEIHMLSSLLQFDPDFIYDSLDDDERARIELDDDTVLIILKIPKKFNGNSKIPYRTVSMGVIIGKNYTIFSSKEPVDFIDYMIENNKFDINKKSRMIFQIFLLNAKVFLSYLKEVNKTISIIEEELHRSMKNKELEEMMYLEKSLVYFTTSLRSNEIMMEKLLRGNIIKIYEEDKDVLEDAIIENRQAIEVSNIYSDILAGMMDSYASVISNNLNIVMKILTVVTILMQVPTIITSFYGMNVKLPLQNNPLAYVHIIFWSIGTILLTLAWFKRKKWL, from the coding sequence ATGGTAAAATTTTACACAATGCAAGAAAATAAAATTGTGGAAGTAGAAAAATTCGTTCCAAATTCCCTTATTAAGGTAATTGACCCTTCCGCCGATGAAATTCACATGCTTTCAAGTCTTCTTCAATTTGATCCGGATTTTATATATGACTCCCTCGATGATGACGAAAGGGCTCGTATAGAATTAGATGACGATACTGTACTTATAATCTTAAAAATCCCTAAAAAGTTTAATGGTAATTCAAAAATACCATATAGAACTGTTTCCATGGGGGTAATTATTGGAAAAAATTACACTATCTTTTCCAGCAAAGAACCTGTTGACTTTATTGACTATATGATTGAAAATAATAAATTTGACATTAATAAAAAGAGTAGAATGATATTCCAAATATTTCTTTTAAATGCGAAAGTTTTTCTTTCATATTTAAAGGAAGTAAATAAAACTATAAGCATAATAGAAGAAGAGCTTCATAGATCAATGAAAAACAAAGAACTTGAAGAAATGATGTATCTTGAAAAAAGCCTTGTTTACTTTACAACTTCACTCCGTTCAAACGAAATAATGATGGAAAAACTTCTACGGGGTAACATAATAAAAATATATGAAGAAGATAAAGATGTATTAGAGGATGCAATAATTGAAAATAGGCAAGCAATAGAAGTTTCAAATATATATAGTGATATTCTTGCTGGTATGATGGATTCATACGCTTCGGTTATTTCAAATAACTTAAATATAGTGATGAAAATTCTAACGGTAGTTACCATACTAATGCAAGTTCCAACAATAATAACAAGCTTCTACGGTATGAACGTAAAATTACCCCTTCAAAACAATCCATTAGCTTATGTACACATAATTTTTTGGTCTATTGGAACGATACTCTTAACACTTGCTTGGTTTAAAAGAAAAAAATGGTTATAA
- a CDS encoding aldose epimerase family protein — protein MFGKITKELFGKTQIKAPVFQYTLENQNGIIVKALNYGGIITNIWVKDKYGKYVDVVLGFDNLEEYEKLNHKYYFGAVIGRYANRIKNGQFKIDDTIYQLELNDGKNSLHGGIGGFHTKIFKSSTENSPYGPKLKLKYLSHDGEEGFPGNLLVNVIYTLTNSNELIVEYTAQTDKPTVVNLTQHSYFNLSGKSNIYDHKIKINADFYTPVDENSIPTGEIVPVENTPYDFKQPKNLGKMLEKIDYDVNFVLNKSKIAAVVSSLESGIKLEVETTKPGIQLYTGNFLDNIIGKSGNVYRKHSGLCLETQYFPDSPNKKNFPNVILKKGDIYYHKTTFKFTVEQ, from the coding sequence ATGTTTGGCAAAATTACTAAAGAATTATTTGGAAAAACACAAATAAAAGCTCCTGTATTTCAATACACATTGGAAAATCAAAATGGAATAATTGTAAAAGCCTTAAACTATGGAGGAATAATTACTAACATATGGGTTAAAGATAAGTATGGAAAATATGTTGATGTTGTTTTAGGATTTGATAATTTAGAAGAATACGAAAAGCTAAATCATAAATATTATTTTGGTGCAGTTATTGGAAGATATGCAAATAGAATAAAAAATGGACAATTTAAAATTGATGATACAATATACCAGCTTGAACTAAACGATGGTAAAAATTCTTTACATGGTGGGATAGGGGGGTTTCATACCAAAATCTTCAAATCATCTACTGAAAACTCTCCATATGGTCCAAAATTAAAACTAAAATATCTAAGTCATGATGGCGAAGAAGGCTTTCCGGGAAATCTACTTGTAAATGTAATATACACACTAACAAATAGCAATGAACTTATCGTCGAATACACAGCACAAACCGATAAACCTACAGTTGTTAATTTAACACAACATAGTTATTTTAATTTATCAGGAAAAAGCAACATTTATGACCATAAAATTAAAATAAATGCAGATTTCTACACCCCAGTAGATGAAAATTCGATCCCAACAGGCGAAATCGTACCTGTAGAAAATACACCATATGATTTTAAACAACCAAAAAATCTAGGAAAAATGCTAGAAAAAATTGATTATGACGTAAACTTTGTATTAAACAAGTCAAAAATTGCCGCAGTAGTTTCATCTTTAGAATCTGGAATAAAATTAGAAGTAGAAACAACAAAGCCTGGAATCCAATTATACACGGGAAATTTCCTTGATAATATTATTGGAAAGTCCGGAAATGTATACAGAAAACATTCCGGACTTTGTCTTGAAACACAATATTTTCCTGACTCACCAAACAAAAAAAACTTTCCAAATGTAATACTAAAAAAAGGGGATATTTATTACCATAAAACAACATTTAAATTTACTGTTGAACAGTAA
- the ltaE gene encoding low-specificity L-threonine aldolase: MEFIDLRSDTVTKPTDEMRRAMAYAEVGDDVYGDDPTVNKLEELAAEILGKEAALFVPSGTFANQLALFTHCNRGDEVIIGDDYHIVQHEAGAAGIISGVQLRTIETDRGALIPEVVEKKIRKVEDIHYPKTGLICLENAHSNGRVIRLENHEKMRNIADKYKVPIHLDGARIFNAATFLKIQASEIAKYADSVSFCLSKGLCAPVGSLLVGKKEFIEKARKKRKIMGGGLRQAGILAAAGIIALEKMRFRLEEDHENAKYLAQKLLNFDFIEIVEDVEINMVFFKINKQFEEEDFVKCLFENGIKINPSDDGIFRFVTHYWVKKKDIDYVIEKMEKYFTVQQ, from the coding sequence ATGGAGTTTATTGATTTGAGAAGTGATACTGTGACAAAACCAACTGATGAAATGAGAAGAGCAATGGCTTATGCAGAAGTTGGTGATGATGTATATGGTGACGATCCTACAGTAAATAAACTTGAAGAACTCGCAGCTGAAATATTAGGAAAAGAAGCAGCATTATTTGTTCCAAGTGGAACATTCGCAAATCAGCTAGCGCTTTTTACACATTGTAATAGAGGCGATGAAGTAATAATTGGCGATGATTACCATATTGTTCAGCATGAAGCAGGAGCTGCAGGAATAATATCAGGAGTACAGCTTAGAACAATAGAAACGGATAGAGGAGCATTAATTCCAGAAGTTGTTGAAAAAAAGATAAGAAAAGTAGAAGATATTCATTATCCTAAAACAGGTCTTATTTGCCTTGAGAATGCACATTCTAATGGAAGAGTGATTAGACTTGAAAATCATGAAAAAATGAGAAATATTGCAGACAAATACAAAGTTCCAATTCATCTTGATGGAGCAAGGATATTTAATGCTGCAACGTTTTTAAAAATTCAAGCAAGTGAAATTGCAAAATATGCTGATTCTGTAAGTTTTTGTCTTTCAAAAGGTTTGTGTGCACCTGTTGGATCACTACTTGTGGGGAAAAAAGAATTTATTGAGAAGGCAAGAAAGAAGAGAAAAATAATGGGGGGAGGATTAAGACAAGCTGGGATTTTAGCGGCGGCAGGGATTATTGCTCTTGAAAAGATGAGATTTAGACTAGAAGAAGACCATGAAAATGCGAAGTATCTTGCACAAAAGCTTTTAAATTTTGATTTTATTGAGATTGTAGAGGATGTAGAAATTAATATGGTATTTTTTAAGATAAATAAGCAATTTGAGGAAGAAGACTTTGTAAAGTGCCTGTTTGAAAATGGTATAAAAATAAATCCATCTGATGATGGAATATTTAGGTTTGTTACACATTATTGGGTAAAAAAGAAAGATATTGACTATGTTATAGAAAAAATGGAGAAATATTTTACTGTTCAACAGTAA
- a CDS encoding radical SAM protein has product MKILEKFGKEEIAYVYLGETSRGNLVEFVESIQPPIPRDEKWVLIVSTLNGCPVQCMMCDAGGFYKGKLTKEEILEQILYLVSTRYSKKVPVKKFKIQFARMGEPSLNDEVLEVLKELPEILDAPGLLPSISTVAPTGTDDFFEKLYEIKEKFYRNRFQLQFSIHSTDEKQRDKIIPIKKWNFEKIALYGEKFVKEGDRKVTLNFALAKENIVDSKVIKSYFSPEKFLIKITPVNPTYSAIKNGLHSDIDLNNFMPVNHKNFVEELKEYGYDVLISIGELEENNIGSNCGQYVQKHLLEKQKIENAYNFVK; this is encoded by the coding sequence GTGAAAATTTTAGAAAAATTTGGAAAAGAAGAAATAGCATATGTTTATTTAGGAGAAACTTCAAGAGGAAATTTGGTTGAATTTGTTGAATCTATTCAACCACCTATTCCAAGAGATGAAAAGTGGGTTTTAATTGTATCAACGTTGAATGGTTGTCCAGTACAATGTATGATGTGCGATGCGGGTGGGTTTTATAAAGGAAAGCTTACAAAAGAAGAGATTTTAGAGCAAATTCTGTACCTTGTAAGCACAAGGTATAGTAAAAAAGTTCCGGTTAAAAAATTTAAAATTCAATTTGCGCGTATGGGTGAACCATCTTTAAATGATGAAGTTTTAGAAGTTTTAAAAGAGTTACCAGAAATTTTGGACGCACCTGGCCTCTTACCATCAATTTCAACAGTTGCTCCAACTGGAACCGATGATTTTTTTGAAAAATTGTATGAAATAAAGGAAAAGTTTTATAGAAATAGATTTCAATTACAATTTTCAATACATAGTACAGATGAAAAGCAAAGAGATAAAATAATTCCTATTAAAAAATGGAATTTTGAAAAGATAGCATTGTATGGAGAAAAATTTGTTAAAGAAGGAGATAGAAAAGTAACACTTAATTTTGCACTTGCCAAAGAAAATATAGTTGATTCTAAAGTTATAAAAAGCTACTTTTCACCGGAAAAGTTTTTAATTAAGATTACCCCCGTTAACCCGACATATTCAGCTATTAAAAATGGATTACACTCTGATATTGATTTAAATAATTTTATGCCAGTTAATCACAAAAATTTTGTAGAGGAATTAAAAGAATATGGTTATGATGTATTAATTAGCATAGGAGAATTGGAGGAGAATAATATAGGGAGTAATTGTGGGCAATATGTTCAAAAGCATTTATTGGAAAAACAAAAGATTGAGAATGCATATAATTTTGTAAAATAA
- a CDS encoding FAD-dependent oxidoreductase, with translation MQVGIVGAGPAGISAAVFLKRYGIDVALFEKKRVGGLINNAWRVENIPLFKPLPGKKIVENMKSYLDLYNVNIIFEEVKEVYDKRIITEKDTYYFDYIIIASGTVPNRIVEYEGKRVYYEFLDLPENIESLAIYGAGDVAFDGAIQAKILRKNVHVFNRSNKIKALSRLVNIANSLGVIYHESEPIQIVENKENYVLVHTKKSVYKFDALLLATGRKVDLSFLKTDKVVLIGDVAHPNFRQASIAMGDGIKIAMKIIGEGKV, from the coding sequence GTGCAAGTTGGAATAGTTGGAGCAGGTCCAGCTGGAATTTCAGCTGCAGTTTTTTTGAAAAGATATGGAATAGATGTAGCATTGTTTGAAAAGAAAAGAGTTGGTGGACTTATAAATAATGCTTGGCGAGTTGAAAATATTCCACTTTTTAAGCCGTTGCCTGGTAAAAAAATTGTTGAGAATATGAAATCATATTTGGACCTATATAACGTTAATATAATATTTGAAGAAGTTAAAGAGGTTTATGATAAAAGGATTATAACTGAAAAAGATACATATTATTTTGATTATATAATTATTGCATCGGGAACGGTTCCAAACAGAATAGTGGAATATGAAGGTAAAAGAGTATACTATGAATTTTTAGATTTACCGGAAAATATTGAATCACTTGCAATATATGGTGCGGGCGATGTAGCTTTTGATGGAGCAATACAAGCAAAAATTTTAAGGAAAAATGTTCATGTTTTTAATAGATCAAACAAAATAAAAGCTCTTTCACGACTTGTTAATATTGCAAATAGTTTGGGTGTAATATATCATGAAAGTGAGCCAATACAAATTGTAGAAAACAAAGAAAATTATGTATTAGTACATACAAAAAAGTCTGTTTATAAATTTGATGCTTTACTACTTGCAACAGGCAGAAAGGTAGATTTGTCATTTTTAAAAACTGATAAAGTAGTTTTGATAGGCGATGTTGCTCATCCAAATTTTAGACAGGCTTCAATTGCCATGGGAGATGGTATAAAAATTGCAATGAAAATCATCGGGGAGGGAAAGGTGTGA
- a CDS encoding isochorismatase family protein encodes MNFYKERKKHPLVLNVPALLIIDVQSYFTDKESPAYLDGIENIYENIKKLSEKFLQKGYPVISTIHKGGALQMQRWWGNIIDEKWAKPYFKSNEYVYIIKDTYDAFYNTYLEKVLRLKNVTDIIITGVMTHLCCETTTRSGFVRNFNVVMVEDALWDKDEFYHFLSLKTLAHGFAHICKTEEVLCKLE; translated from the coding sequence ATGAATTTTTATAAAGAAAGAAAAAAACATCCACTTGTTTTAAACGTACCTGCATTGTTAATTATTGATGTTCAAAGCTATTTTACCGATAAAGAAAGTCCTGCTTATTTAGACGGGATTGAAAATATATATGAAAATATAAAAAAACTTTCAGAAAAATTTTTGCAGAAAGGTTACCCTGTAATATCAACAATACACAAAGGCGGAGCTTTACAAATGCAGAGATGGTGGGGCAATATAATCGATGAAAAGTGGGCAAAACCTTATTTTAAGTCGAACGAATATGTGTATATAATAAAAGATACCTATGATGCTTTTTATAATACGTATCTTGAAAAAGTACTAAGGTTAAAAAATGTAACTGATATTATAATTACCGGAGTTATGACACACTTGTGTTGTGAGACAACTACAAGAAGTGGTTTTGTAAGAAATTTTAATGTGGTTATGGTTGAAGATGCGCTTTGGGATAAAGATGAATTTTATCACTTTTTGTCTTTAAAAACTTTGGCACACGGTTTTGCACATATTTGTAAAACGGAGGAAGTATTGTGCAAGTTGGAATAG
- a CDS encoding radical SAM protein → MILRASYGTLSLLGLVKNSKIKMDTAYFMLDGRCVFNCAFCAHARDARTDNKFLSRIVWKEISVDMIEKLDVKRICLQVVSYKGYNEDLEYLLLKLNGKKVSVSVRALSMKEIDRYFELGADAIGLSVDVVNKELFEKIRGGKFENTLELIKNAAKKYPGHITTHVIVGLGETDKELIEFFYMMKELNVIVALFSFTPIKGTAFEKLPSPSMERYRKIQMARYLIFEEEVPKEVFIFNKERLEKINYPYRQGFGKAFLTSGCSHCTRPYYNEKPSKEPYNYFEYANNLEEIARKVLE, encoded by the coding sequence TTGATATTAAGAGCTTCATATGGAACTCTATCATTGCTTGGGCTTGTGAAAAATAGCAAGATTAAAATGGATACAGCTTATTTTATGCTTGATGGTCGCTGTGTGTTTAATTGTGCATTTTGTGCGCATGCAAGAGATGCAAGAACGGATAATAAATTTCTTTCAAGAATAGTTTGGAAAGAAATTAGTGTTGATATGATTGAAAAACTTGATGTAAAGAGAATATGCCTTCAGGTTGTAAGCTATAAAGGTTATAACGAAGATCTTGAATATTTACTTTTAAAGCTAAATGGAAAAAAAGTTTCAGTTTCAGTAAGAGCTCTTTCGATGAAAGAAATAGATAGGTATTTTGAACTTGGAGCAGATGCGATAGGTTTGTCAGTTGATGTTGTAAACAAAGAATTATTTGAAAAAATACGTGGTGGAAAGTTTGAAAATACACTTGAATTAATTAAAAATGCAGCAAAAAAATATCCAGGGCATATTACTACTCATGTTATAGTAGGACTAGGTGAGACTGATAAAGAACTTATAGAATTTTTTTATATGATGAAAGAACTTAATGTAATAGTTGCTCTATTTTCTTTTACTCCAATTAAAGGAACAGCTTTTGAAAAATTACCTTCACCAAGTATGGAAAGATACAGAAAAATTCAGATGGCAAGGTATTTAATATTTGAAGAAGAAGTTCCAAAAGAAGTATTTATTTTTAATAAAGAACGGTTAGAAAAAATTAATTATCCATATAGACAAGGTTTTGGTAAGGCGTTTTTAACATCTGGTTGTAGTCACTGTACAAGACCGTATTATAATGAAAAACCTTCAAAGGAGCCTTACAATTATTTTGAATATGCTAACAATCTTGAGGAAATTGCAAGGAAGGTGCTTGAATGA
- the recG gene encoding ATP-dependent DNA helicase RecG encodes MYIPLLIEDFLDEILNIKDHKALIEYVEDNFEKIDDPLKEDPEVFKRLQEFYTYIVEMKNLPEKRIQKRLSYIPGMVKRFKLMHLVYKVEKSSDLKTLDTPIKYVKGIGPKRAQKFLKLNVNNVEQLLNFFPRDYEDRRRIIPIPLLREDDKVVTTGKLTGVEKIKKGNLTIVSAVLSDGMYQILLKWFNQDFMEGILKGLLRKKLYVFGTVKKGFYGSLEIHNPEIELFNESKREIFPVYPLTEGLNQNTVRRIISENIYNIYNFKEHLPDDLISKRNLIDVYQAYTGMHFPRSVFHKKAARYRLAYEEILYLQIAFLLSKKENEKIGGISKKFDGKYSTELINSLSFELTNAQKKAYEEIKNDLKSDKPMNRLLQGDVGSGKTIVSELAMLDNYEAGFQSAVMVPTSILAIQNFKKIYDHFSKFGIKVALLIGATSNSEKERIKQRLKDGDIDVVVGTHALIQEDVHFKNLGLVVIDEQHRFGVEQRKELISKGKLVDTLVMTATPIPRTLSLSLYGDLDVSIIDEMPKGRKPIKTFVVHQSKIEEVYKFVISEVENGGQAYIVYPLIDESEKLAVKSATSMYEVLTKEYFPDIPVGLIHGKMSDSEKDDIMYKFASGEIKILVSTSVIEVGIDVPQATVIVIENAERFGLAQLHQLRGRVGRGNKQSYCYLTVGNVSREAFERLNFFASTNDGFKISEFDLKLRGPGEFLGVRQHGLPEFKVADIINDIDIIMVAREDAKYIIESEEKYRDLISYVKELYKERLKLLDVG; translated from the coding sequence ATGTATATTCCATTGTTAATAGAAGACTTTTTAGATGAAATATTAAATATAAAAGATCACAAAGCTTTAATTGAATATGTGGAGGATAATTTTGAAAAAATAGATGATCCTTTAAAAGAAGATCCTGAAGTTTTCAAAAGGCTTCAGGAATTTTATACATACATTGTTGAAATGAAAAATCTTCCAGAAAAAAGAATTCAAAAGAGATTGAGTTACATTCCAGGAATGGTTAAAAGATTTAAGTTGATGCATTTGGTTTATAAAGTTGAAAAGTCTTCTGATTTAAAAACACTTGATACACCTATAAAGTATGTTAAAGGAATAGGTCCAAAAAGAGCTCAAAAATTTTTAAAACTTAATGTGAATAATGTTGAGCAACTTTTAAACTTTTTCCCAAGAGATTATGAAGATAGAAGAAGAATTATTCCTATTCCTTTGCTTCGTGAAGATGATAAAGTTGTTACAACAGGAAAATTAACTGGGGTTGAAAAAATAAAAAAAGGTAATTTAACTATTGTTAGTGCTGTTTTATCCGATGGGATGTATCAAATTCTTTTAAAATGGTTTAATCAGGACTTTATGGAGGGAATATTAAAAGGTCTTTTGAGAAAGAAACTATATGTATTTGGTACAGTAAAAAAAGGATTTTATGGAAGTTTGGAGATTCACAATCCAGAGATTGAGCTTTTTAATGAGAGTAAAAGAGAAATTTTTCCGGTTTATCCGTTAACTGAAGGATTAAATCAAAATACTGTAAGAAGAATTATAAGTGAAAATATTTATAATATTTACAATTTCAAGGAGCATTTACCTGATGATTTAATTTCAAAGAGAAACTTGATAGATGTTTATCAGGCATATACTGGAATGCACTTTCCAAGGAGTGTTTTTCATAAAAAAGCGGCAAGATATAGACTTGCATATGAAGAAATTTTATACCTTCAAATCGCATTTTTATTATCTAAAAAAGAAAATGAAAAAATAGGCGGAATATCTAAAAAATTTGATGGGAAATATTCAACAGAGCTTATAAATTCTCTTTCTTTTGAGTTAACAAATGCTCAAAAGAAAGCATACGAAGAGATTAAAAATGATTTAAAGTCTGATAAACCAATGAATAGATTACTCCAGGGAGATGTTGGTTCTGGAAAAACTATTGTTTCAGAACTTGCAATGCTCGATAACTATGAAGCAGGTTTTCAATCAGCGGTTATGGTACCTACTTCAATTCTTGCTATTCAAAACTTTAAAAAGATTTATGATCATTTTTCAAAGTTTGGAATAAAGGTTGCACTTTTAATTGGAGCAACTTCAAATTCTGAAAAAGAACGTATAAAACAAAGATTAAAAGATGGTGACATCGACGTTGTAGTTGGAACACATGCCTTAATTCAAGAGGATGTTCATTTTAAGAATTTAGGTTTGGTTGTAATAGATGAGCAACATAGATTTGGTGTTGAGCAAAGGAAGGAACTTATCAGTAAAGGAAAATTGGTAGATACGTTGGTTATGACAGCAACACCTATTCCAAGAACACTTTCTCTTTCATTGTATGGTGACCTTGATGTGTCGATTATTGATGAGATGCCAAAAGGGAGAAAACCAATAAAGACATTTGTTGTTCACCAATCAAAAATTGAAGAAGTGTACAAATTTGTAATAAGTGAAGTGGAGAATGGCGGGCAGGCATATATTGTCTATCCATTGATAGATGAATCAGAAAAATTAGCGGTTAAATCTGCAACTTCTATGTATGAGGTTCTTACAAAAGAGTATTTTCCTGATATTCCTGTGGGACTTATCCATGGTAAAATGAGTGACTCAGAGAAAGATGATATAATGTACAAATTTGCATCTGGAGAGATTAAAATTCTTGTTTCTACAAGCGTTATAGAAGTTGGGATAGATGTTCCACAAGCTACAGTAATAGTAATTGAAAATGCAGAACGTTTTGGGCTTGCTCAGCTTCATCAATTAAGAGGAAGAGTAGGCAGGGGAAACAAACAGTCGTACTGTTATTTAACAGTTGGAAATGTTTCAAGAGAAGCCTTTGAAAGGTTAAATTTCTTTGCATCAACAAATGATGGATTTAAAATTTCAGAATTTGATTTAAAACTAAGAGGTCCTGGAGAATTTTTGGGAGTAAGACAGCATGGACTTCCAGAATTTAAAGTTGCAGATATCATAAACGATATTGACATAATAATGGTGGCACGGGAAGATGCAAAATACATCATTGAAAGTGAAGAAAAATATAGAGATTTAATTAGTTATGTCAAGGAATTATATAAAGAGCGATTGAAATTGTTAGATGTTGGTTAA
- a CDS encoding ABC transporter ATP-binding protein, translating into MIVRAKNLTKMYGKKEKFEALKGVNLEINEGEILAILGPSGCGKTTLLNCLSGLDEPTSGEVEVLGKRLDRMNEEEKTIFRSENMGFIFQFFNLIPVLTAVENVEIPLLISKNGTPTEIRKKALEWLERLHIFHRKNAYPSEMSGGEQQRVAIARALINNPKIVWADEPTGALDTKNSQEIIDLIINMNKELGTTFVIVTHDINVAKRAHRIIKMDSGQIVSEEILVRG; encoded by the coding sequence ATGATAGTAAGGGCAAAAAATTTAACAAAAATGTATGGTAAAAAGGAAAAATTTGAAGCTTTAAAAGGTGTTAATCTTGAAATAAATGAAGGAGAAATTCTTGCTATTTTAGGACCATCTGGTTGTGGTAAAACTACTCTCTTAAATTGTCTTTCAGGACTTGATGAGCCAACATCAGGCGAAGTTGAAGTTCTTGGAAAAAGACTTGACAGAATGAATGAAGAGGAAAAAACAATTTTTAGATCTGAAAACATGGGGTTTATTTTCCAATTTTTTAATCTTATACCAGTTCTGACAGCTGTTGAAAATGTTGAGATTCCATTGCTGATTTCAAAAAACGGAACTCCAACCGAGATTAGAAAAAAAGCTCTTGAGTGGCTTGAAAGATTACATATATTTCATAGGAAGAATGCATATCCATCAGAAATGTCTGGTGGTGAGCAACAAAGAGTGGCTATTGCAAGGGCATTAATAAATAATCCAAAGATTGTTTGGGCAGATGAACCAACAGGGGCTCTGGATACAAAGAATAGTCAAGAGATAATTGATTTAATCATTAATATGAATAAAGAGCTTGGAACAACATTTGTTATTGTAACTCACGATATAAATGTTGCAAAACGGGCACATAGAATTATTAAAATGGATAGTGGACAAATAGTTTCTGAAGAAATACTTGTGAGAGGATGA
- a CDS encoding thiamine diphosphokinase: MKATIVLNGNIDETLVLNTNHIIAVDGGAKLLKKRNILPDIVIGDLDSIDKETIDFFKKQSVKIIEYPREKDETDCELAIKYALENGFKEIEIINFQGERIDMIFALYGLLKKFDANIYLNSEKLESAILKENNKLEKEVKIGEIWSFIPLCNATFMIEGFKYPFNGNMSIENPIGVSNETTDEKIKIHVEKGEVIYFRWKKKPL; encoded by the coding sequence GTGAAGGCAACAATTGTTTTAAATGGTAATATTGATGAAACATTAGTTTTAAACACAAACCATATAATAGCTGTTGATGGTGGAGCAAAGTTACTCAAAAAAAGAAATATATTGCCAGACATCGTAATAGGTGATCTTGACTCTATTGACAAAGAAACGATAGATTTTTTTAAAAAACAATCTGTGAAAATTATTGAATATCCCAGAGAAAAGGATGAAACAGATTGCGAACTTGCTATAAAATATGCTCTTGAAAACGGATTTAAAGAAATAGAAATAATAAATTTTCAAGGCGAAAGGATAGATATGATATTTGCACTCTATGGACTTTTAAAAAAATTTGATGCAAATATTTACTTAAATTCTGAAAAGTTAGAATCTGCAATTTTAAAAGAAAATAACAAGCTTGAAAAAGAAGTTAAAATAGGTGAAATATGGTCTTTTATTCCTTTGTGTAATGCAACTTTTATGATAGAAGGCTTTAAATACCCCTTCAATGGTAACATGAGTATAGAAAATCCAATAGGTGTAAGTAACGAAACAACGGATGAAAAAATAAAAATACATGTAGAAAAAGGAGAGGTGATTTATTTTAGATGGAAGAAAAAACCATTGTAA